ACGGGCGGCCCACGAACTGCAGCTGGAGCTTCAGACGGCGGCTGAGGATCACCTGCCCCGCAATGCCCTCCAGGCGGCCGCCGGAGCGTACCTTCACTACGCCCGCAGCAACCCGCACGCCTACGCCCTGCTGCTCGTGCCCGCCGAGGCCGATCCCCAGCCCGGCCTGAAGACCACGGCCGGCAAGGCACTGTGGAACACGCTGCTGCGGCTGGTGGGCGACCTCAGCGGCCATCCGGACGACACCGATCACGCCGTGGCCCTCTGGACCTTCCTGCACGGCGCGGCCAGCCTGGAACGGGCCGGCATCTACGGCCCCAGCGGCCCACGCGGCGGAATCGATCTGGGGCTCGCGGCCCTCCTTGATCACATGCAGGAAGCCGGCGCGGGCGGTAATCCACCTTCCTGACCGTCCCGTGCCCCCCGCGTAGACTGACGCCATGACCATCCGCCGCCAGACCGTGACCGTGGACGTGGGCGGCGTGCCCATCGGCAGCGCGCACCCCATCGTCGTACAGAGCATGACCAATACCGACACGGCCGACGCCGAGGGCACAGCCATCCAGGTCGCACAACTGGCCCGCGCGGGCAGCGAGATCGTGCGCGTCACCGTCAACACCCGTGAGGCCGCCGCCGCCATTCCCGAGATCGTCGCGCGCTTGGAGGAGGTCGGCCTGAACGTCCCTATCGTCGGGGACTTCCATTACAACGGCCACATCCTGCTGCGCGAGTTCCCCGACACGGCCCGGCTGCTCGCCAAGTACCGCATCAATCCCGGCAACGTCGGCGCCGGACAGCACCACGACGCGAACTTCGCCACCATGATCGAGGTCGCCCGCGAATACGACAAGCCCGTGCGGATCGGCGTGAACTGGGGCAGCCTGGATCAGCAGGTGCTCGCCCGCCTGATGGACGAGAACACCGCCCAGGGCAGCCCTAAGACCGGAACCGACGTCATGATCGACGCCATGGTCGTCTCCGCGCTGGAATCGGCGGCGTACGCCGAGGAACTCGGCCTCGCGCACGACAAGATCCTCATCTCGGTCAAGGTCAGCAGCGCCCCGGAACTGTGGCAGGTGTACCGGCAACTCGCGCCACTGTGCGACTACCCCCTGCACCTGGGCCTCACCGAGGCGGGCATGGGCATGAAAGGCATCGTGGCCAGCAGCGTCGCCCTGGCCCCGCTGCTCACCGAGGGCATCGGCGACACCATCCGCGTGTCGCTCACCCCGGAACCCGGCGCGAGCCGCAAGCTGGAAGTCGAGGTGGCGCAGCAGATGCTCCAGAGCCTCGGCCTGCGCCAGTTCCTCCCGCAGGTCACAAGCTGCCCCGGCTGTGGCCGCACCACCAGCTCGTTTTTCCAGGAACTTGCGCAGAAGATTCAAGACTACATCCGAGACACCATGCCCGAGTGGAAAGCGAAGTACCCCGGCGTGGAGGACATGCAGGTCGCCGTGATGGGCTGCATCGTGAACGGCCCCGGCGAGAGCAAGCACGCCAACATCGGCATCAGCCTCCCCGGCACCGGCGAGGAACCCCGCGCGCCCGTCTATCAGGACGGCAAACTGCTCACCACCCTGAAAGGCCCCCGGATTGCCGAGGACTTCCAGGCGCTGATGGAAGCGTATGTGGAAAACACGTATGGACGGGTTGCCCACTCCACCAACTGAATAGGGTGTCGTCTGGCCTGTGCAGCTTTGAGTGAAGGCATAAGGGCGTGAATCCCGCTACGCTGAGGGCATGGGGACCTGGGGCACCGGCAGTTTCGAGAACGACAGCGCCGCCGATTTCATCAAGGAAGTCGTCGAGGACGGCGCGGTGGCGCTCCGCGAGGCCCTGGAGGTCGTGCTCGACCCAGAGCTCGATTACATCGAGGTCGAGGAGGGTTCCCGAGCCATCGCGGCGGCCGAGATCATCGCCGCCATCACGTCGGGCGATCACCGCAACATCACGGACGCTGACCTCCTGAGCTGGGTCGAGGAGGCGAATGCCAGCAGCCTGTCGAGTCAGCGCGAGCAGGCGCTCGACGCGGTCGACCGGGTGCTCGGCCCTGACAGCGAACTCCCGGAACTCTGGGAGGATTCTGACGACCAGCGGGACTGGCAGCGGGACGTGCAGCGGCTGCGTTCCAGCCTCGGCTGAGCAGCGTCAGGAGGTGGGTTCGGACACGCCGCACAAGGTGTAGCTACAGCCGTCTTGCGCCTGTGGGCTGAAAGGCGTCAGGGTCACCGTCCGGCCCAACTGGTGACCAGCACGTCCGGTTCCGTGGAGCCAAACAGGC
The Deinococcus sp. KSM4-11 DNA segment above includes these coding regions:
- a CDS encoding TetR/AcrR family transcriptional regulator codes for the protein MPYPTKLTPATIENAAWQLFQQGGPDALSMRPLADVLGVRPGSLYRHFDSRDALLGALAARAAHELQLELQTAAEDHLPRNALQAAAGAYLHYARSNPHAYALLLVPAEADPQPGLKTTAGKALWNTLLRLVGDLSGHPDDTDHAVALWTFLHGAASLERAGIYGPSGPRGGIDLGLAALLDHMQEAGAGGNPPS
- the ispG gene encoding flavodoxin-dependent (E)-4-hydroxy-3-methylbut-2-enyl-diphosphate synthase; translation: MTIRRQTVTVDVGGVPIGSAHPIVVQSMTNTDTADAEGTAIQVAQLARAGSEIVRVTVNTREAAAAIPEIVARLEEVGLNVPIVGDFHYNGHILLREFPDTARLLAKYRINPGNVGAGQHHDANFATMIEVAREYDKPVRIGVNWGSLDQQVLARLMDENTAQGSPKTGTDVMIDAMVVSALESAAYAEELGLAHDKILISVKVSSAPELWQVYRQLAPLCDYPLHLGLTEAGMGMKGIVASSVALAPLLTEGIGDTIRVSLTPEPGASRKLEVEVAQQMLQSLGLRQFLPQVTSCPGCGRTTSSFFQELAQKIQDYIRDTMPEWKAKYPGVEDMQVAVMGCIVNGPGESKHANIGISLPGTGEEPRAPVYQDGKLLTTLKGPRIAEDFQALMEAYVENTYGRVAHSTN
- a CDS encoding DUF4259 domain-containing protein codes for the protein MGTWGTGSFENDSAADFIKEVVEDGAVALREALEVVLDPELDYIEVEEGSRAIAAAEIIAAITSGDHRNITDADLLSWVEEANASSLSSQREQALDAVDRVLGPDSELPELWEDSDDQRDWQRDVQRLRSSLG